One window from the genome of Sphingomicrobium arenosum encodes:
- a CDS encoding SCP2 sterol-binding domain-containing protein, with the protein MEKAELAAKMQENEAWVEGKRVKIDYDDKGVIMLDGVDHKVTEEDGAADTTIKVAWDDWQAMADGQLDGMTAFMTGKLKVEGDMSNAMQLQGVLAKLRG; encoded by the coding sequence ATGGAAAAAGCCGAACTCGCCGCCAAGATGCAGGAAAACGAGGCCTGGGTCGAAGGCAAGCGCGTCAAGATCGACTATGACGACAAGGGCGTGATCATGCTCGACGGCGTCGATCACAAGGTGACCGAAGAGGATGGCGCTGCCGACACCACCATCAAGGTGGCGTGGGACGATTGGCAGGCGATGGCCGATGGCCAACTCGACGGCATGACGGCGTTCATGACCGGCAAGCTGAAGGTCGAGGGCGACATGTCGAACGCGATGCAGCTGCAGGGCGTGCTCGCCAAGCTGCGCGGCTGA
- a CDS encoding NAD-dependent succinate-semialdehyde dehydrogenase, with translation MTYQTDLKLFIDGVWSGAEGRDCMPVTNPATGETLAQLPMASKADLDAALHAAERAYPKWRATDVETRAAILHKAAAYLKKNAKEIGASLTQEQGKPVKEAVGEVYGAAQMFDWYAEEAKRDYGRTLVRPVGQRSIVTRQPVGVVATFTPWNFPIYLLAKKVAAALAAGCSVISKPPEETPACVNAVAKALEDAGLPAGTFQLVHGDPDMVSRHLMASPIVRKVSFTGSVGVGKHLMGLAADGLKRLTLELGGHAPVLVFDDVDLDATLDKLVPQKFRNAGQVCVSPTRFYVQEGIYDDFIKGFAERTARVQVGNGMDDGVQMGPLAHERRLPAVHDLITDAKAKGARIAAGGEPMGNANFFQPTLIADAPLDARIMNEEPFGPVAVARPFKDLDEALEQANRLPFGLAAFAFTNQLQRANILGDMIEAGMVGINNFAISGADTPFGGVKDSGFGSEGGKEGLETYQVVKAIHMS, from the coding sequence ATGACCTATCAGACTGATCTCAAGCTCTTCATCGATGGTGTGTGGAGCGGCGCCGAAGGCCGCGACTGCATGCCCGTCACCAACCCCGCGACCGGCGAGACGCTGGCGCAGCTGCCGATGGCCTCCAAGGCCGACCTCGACGCCGCGCTCCACGCCGCCGAGAGAGCCTACCCCAAATGGCGCGCCACCGACGTCGAGACCCGCGCCGCCATCCTCCACAAGGCCGCCGCCTATCTGAAAAAGAACGCCAAGGAAATCGGCGCTTCGCTGACGCAGGAGCAGGGCAAGCCCGTCAAGGAAGCCGTGGGCGAGGTCTACGGCGCCGCGCAGATGTTCGACTGGTATGCCGAGGAAGCCAAGCGCGACTATGGCCGCACGCTGGTGCGCCCCGTCGGCCAGCGTTCGATCGTCACCCGCCAGCCGGTCGGCGTCGTCGCCACCTTCACCCCGTGGAATTTCCCCATCTACCTCCTGGCGAAAAAGGTCGCCGCCGCGCTCGCCGCGGGTTGCTCGGTCATCTCCAAGCCGCCCGAGGAAACGCCCGCATGCGTCAATGCGGTTGCCAAGGCGCTCGAGGACGCCGGCCTTCCCGCCGGCACCTTCCAGCTCGTCCATGGCGACCCCGACATGGTGAGCCGCCATCTCATGGCCTCGCCTATCGTGCGAAAGGTGAGCTTCACCGGCTCGGTGGGCGTTGGCAAGCATCTCATGGGCCTCGCCGCCGATGGTCTGAAGCGCCTGACCCTCGAACTCGGCGGCCACGCCCCCGTCCTCGTCTTCGATGACGTCGATCTCGACGCAACGCTCGACAAGCTCGTGCCGCAGAAATTCCGCAACGCCGGACAGGTCTGCGTATCGCCGACCCGCTTCTATGTGCAGGAAGGCATTTACGACGACTTCATCAAGGGCTTTGCCGAGCGCACGGCCCGCGTGCAGGTCGGCAACGGCATGGACGACGGGGTCCAGATGGGCCCGCTCGCCCATGAACGCCGCTTGCCTGCCGTCCACGACCTCATCACCGACGCCAAAGCCAAGGGCGCGCGCATTGCCGCCGGTGGCGAGCCGATGGGCAATGCCAACTTCTTCCAGCCCACGCTCATCGCCGACGCGCCCTTGGACGCGCGCATCATGAACGAAGAGCCCTTCGGCCCCGTCGCCGTGGCCCGCCCCTTCAAGGACTTGGACGAAGCATTGGAACAGGCCAACCGCCTGCCCTTCGGCCTCGCCGCCTTCGCCTTCACCAACCAGCTGCAACGCGCCAACATCCTCGGCGACATGATCGAGGCCGGCATGGTCGGCATCAACAATTTCGCCATCTCAGGCGCCGACACGCCCTTTGGCGGGGTCAAGGATTCGGGCTTCGGATCGGAAGGCGGCAAGGAAGGTCTCGAGACCTATCAGGTCGTCAAGGCGATCCACATGAGCTGA
- a CDS encoding thiamine pyrophosphate-binding protein, producing MTNVTLRTGGRILVDQLLAQGVDRLFTVPGESFLAVLDALHDSPEIDTVVCRQEGGVAYMADADGKMTGRPGIAFVTRGPGATNATGGVHVAMQDSTPMILFIGDLDRGDRDREGFQEVDFTAFFSPIAKWAARIDDARRIPEYVARAFRVATSGRPGPVVLSIPEDMLRDEVEAVDRPAVPPVAISPDPGALGALVDLLKDAASPIAIVGGADWCPCAAHHFESFARRIGLPVAAAFRRQDAIDNNSPVYAGQLGYGPNPKLQQRIREADLILAVGSRLGESTMDGYKLITPDHPDQILVHVHPDPNELDRVYRADLPIVADMAEFAQDMDAWEDDDLVPFSSGAKAHEEWLDWSTPKARDGVALDLGLVVGKMREALPSDTIICNGAGNFSGWWHRYWRHGPPTTQLAPTSGTMGYGLPASVAASLRFPARKVVCVAGDGDFLMNGQELATAAAKGADLFVILVDNGAYGTIRMHQERDYPDRISATELAPGNPDFVKFAEAFGGWGTRVETTDQFDAAFEQAMTKKGIRLLHLLTDVEVITNATTLTAVKAAKK from the coding sequence GTGACCAACGTGACACTCCGCACCGGCGGCCGCATCCTCGTCGACCAGCTTCTCGCCCAGGGCGTCGACCGCCTCTTCACCGTACCCGGCGAGAGCTTCCTCGCCGTCCTCGACGCGCTTCATGACAGCCCCGAGATCGACACCGTCGTGTGCCGCCAGGAAGGCGGCGTCGCCTATATGGCCGATGCTGACGGCAAGATGACGGGTCGCCCCGGCATCGCCTTCGTCACCCGCGGCCCCGGCGCGACCAACGCCACCGGCGGCGTCCATGTCGCGATGCAGGATTCGACCCCGATGATCCTCTTCATCGGCGACCTCGATCGCGGCGATCGCGACCGCGAGGGCTTCCAGGAAGTCGACTTCACCGCCTTCTTCAGCCCCATCGCCAAATGGGCCGCGCGGATCGACGATGCCCGCCGCATCCCCGAATATGTCGCCCGCGCTTTCCGCGTCGCCACCTCGGGCCGCCCCGGTCCCGTCGTTCTGTCGATCCCCGAGGATATGCTGCGTGACGAGGTCGAGGCCGTAGACCGTCCCGCCGTTCCCCCTGTCGCGATCAGCCCCGACCCCGGCGCGCTCGGCGCGCTGGTCGACCTCCTCAAGGATGCCGCCAGCCCCATCGCCATCGTCGGCGGCGCCGATTGGTGTCCCTGCGCGGCGCATCATTTCGAAAGCTTCGCGCGCCGCATCGGGCTGCCCGTCGCCGCCGCCTTCCGCCGCCAGGACGCGATCGACAACAATTCGCCCGTCTATGCCGGACAGCTCGGCTATGGCCCCAACCCCAAGCTCCAGCAGCGCATTCGCGAGGCCGACCTGATCCTCGCCGTGGGCAGCCGCCTCGGCGAGAGCACCATGGACGGCTACAAGCTCATCACCCCCGATCATCCCGACCAGATCCTCGTCCATGTCCATCCCGACCCGAACGAATTGGATCGCGTCTATCGCGCCGACCTTCCGATCGTCGCCGACATGGCCGAATTCGCGCAGGACATGGATGCGTGGGAGGATGACGACCTTGTCCCCTTCTCCTCCGGCGCAAAAGCGCATGAGGAATGGCTCGACTGGTCGACGCCCAAGGCCCGCGACGGTGTCGCCCTCGATCTCGGCCTCGTCGTCGGCAAGATGCGCGAGGCGCTTCCCTCCGACACCATCATCTGCAACGGCGCGGGCAATTTCTCGGGTTGGTGGCACCGCTACTGGCGCCATGGTCCGCCCACCACCCAACTCGCGCCGACCAGCGGCACCATGGGCTATGGTCTCCCCGCCAGCGTCGCCGCGAGCTTGCGCTTTCCCGCCCGCAAGGTCGTCTGCGTCGCCGGTGACGGCGATTTCCTGATGAACGGACAGGAGCTCGCCACGGCCGCCGCCAAGGGCGCCGACCTCTTCGTCATCCTCGTCGACAATGGCGCCTATGGCACCATCCGCATGCACCAGGAACGCGACTATCCGGACCGCATCAGCGCGACCGAACTGGCCCCCGGCAACCCCGATTTCGTGAAGTTCGCCGAAGCTTTCGGCGGCTGGGGCACCCGTGTCGAGACCACCGATCAGTTCGACGCGGCGTTCGAGCAGGCAATGACGAAGAAGGGCATCCGCCTCCTCCACCTTCTCACCGATGTCGAGGTCATCACCAACGCCACCACCCTCACCGCCGTGAAGGCTGCGAAGAAATAA
- a CDS encoding CsbD family protein, whose translation MGELGEKIKGNFNEAVGETKEGIGRATDNESLIIKGDNQEKKGEAQQLKGEVEGALGNDI comes from the coding sequence ATGGGTGAACTTGGCGAAAAGATCAAAGGTAACTTCAACGAAGCCGTTGGCGAAACCAAGGAAGGCATTGGCCGCGCGACGGACAATGAATCGCTGATCATCAAGGGCGACAACCAGGAGAAGAAGGGCGAAGCCCAGCAACTCAAGGGTGAAGTCGAAGGTGCCCTTGGCAACGACATCTAA
- a CDS encoding bifunctional sulfur carrier protein/thiazole synthase protein gives MTDQNNDTWTVAGRTFTSRLIVGTGKYKDFAQNAAAVDASGAEIVTVAVRRVNIADPSQPTLQDHIDPKKITYLPNTAGCFTADEAIRTLRLAREAGGWDLVKLEVLGEAKTLYPDMRETLKATEVLAKEGFAPMVYCVDDPIAAKQLEEAGAVAIMPLGAPIGSGLGIQNRVTIRLIVEGAKVPVLVDAGVGTASDAAVGMELGCDGILMNTAIAEAKDPIRMARAMKLAVEAGRDSYLAGRMAKRRYADPSSPLAGLI, from the coding sequence ATGACCGATCAGAATAACGACACATGGACCGTCGCCGGGCGGACCTTCACCTCGCGCCTCATCGTGGGCACGGGCAAGTATAAGGATTTCGCGCAGAACGCCGCGGCGGTCGATGCCTCGGGGGCCGAGATCGTCACCGTGGCCGTGCGCCGGGTCAATATCGCCGATCCCTCGCAGCCGACGCTGCAGGATCATATCGACCCCAAGAAAATCACCTATCTGCCCAATACGGCGGGGTGCTTCACTGCCGACGAAGCTATCCGCACGTTGCGTTTGGCCCGGGAGGCCGGCGGCTGGGACCTCGTCAAGCTCGAGGTGCTGGGCGAGGCGAAGACGCTCTATCCCGACATGCGCGAGACTCTGAAGGCGACCGAGGTGCTGGCTAAAGAGGGCTTCGCACCCATGGTCTATTGCGTCGACGATCCCATCGCGGCCAAGCAGCTCGAAGAGGCGGGCGCGGTGGCGATCATGCCGCTGGGGGCGCCGATCGGCTCGGGGCTGGGCATCCAGAACCGCGTCACCATCCGGCTCATCGTCGAAGGTGCCAAGGTGCCCGTGCTGGTCGATGCGGGCGTCGGGACCGCTTCCGATGCCGCCGTCGGCATGGAGCTGGGCTGCGACGGCATCCTCATGAATACCGCCATTGCCGAGGCGAAGGACCCCATCCGCATGGCGCGCGCCATGAAACTGGCGGTCGAGGCGGGGCGCGACAGCTATCTGGCGGGGCGTATGGCCAAGCGGCGCTATGCCGATCCCTCGAGCCCGCTGGCGGGGCTTATTTAA
- the thiS gene encoding sulfur carrier protein ThiS: MSLGPSLAVRVNGDHRRVPEGTSVAQLVRDIGLDPTRVAVERNLDIVPRATLEEVNVEDGDTYEIVHFVGGG, encoded by the coding sequence ATGTCCCTGGGTCCCAGTCTGGCGGTCCGCGTCAACGGCGATCACCGCCGCGTTCCCGAAGGCACCAGCGTCGCGCAGCTGGTGCGCGACATCGGGCTCGATCCGACCCGCGTGGCGGTCGAGCGCAACCTCGACATCGTGCCCCGCGCCACGCTCGAAGAAGTGAATGTCGAGGATGGCGATACTTATGAGATCGTCCATTTCGTCGGTGGCGGTTGA
- the aroQ gene encoding type II 3-dehydroquinate dehydratase — MSSPASIHVLNGPNINLLGKRQPQLYGKDTLDDITMALNDRAQAMNLQVTVKQSNHEGQLVDWIHEAGEQGAAALIINAGAYSHTSIAIRDAIPAVGLPVVEVHLTNIYAREHFRRQSLISHVAVGGVQGFGAQGYLLALDAAHRIVLTAKSMKAQTGANQQQGISDAQKQRH, encoded by the coding sequence ATGAGTTCGCCAGCATCGATCCACGTCCTCAACGGACCCAACATCAACCTTTTGGGCAAGCGCCAGCCGCAACTGTACGGCAAGGACACGCTCGACGACATCACCATGGCGCTCAATGACCGGGCGCAGGCGATGAACCTGCAGGTCACCGTCAAGCAGTCCAATCACGAGGGCCAGCTCGTCGACTGGATCCATGAGGCGGGCGAACAGGGCGCCGCCGCGCTGATCATCAACGCGGGCGCCTATTCGCACACGTCGATCGCGATCCGCGATGCCATCCCCGCCGTCGGCTTGCCTGTCGTCGAGGTGCATCTGACCAACATCTATGCGCGCGAGCATTTCCGCCGCCAGAGCCTGATCAGCCATGTCGCGGTCGGCGGCGTGCAGGGGTTCGGCGCGCAAGGCTATCTCCTCGCGCTGGACGCGGCCCACCGTATCGTCCTAACAGCAAAATCCATGAAGGCGCAGACCGGCGCCAACCAACAACAGGGAATTTCCGATGCCCAAAAGCAACGGCACTGA
- the accB gene encoding acetyl-CoA carboxylase biotin carboxyl carrier protein — MPKSNGTEDKMRVDGALVRELAELLAANELTEIEVEDGSRKIRVSREVNVTYAAAAHAPAPAPVAAPAAAPAAAPAADAAPAGDDLPAGTPVLAPMVGTCYMAAEPGAAPFISEGASVKEGDTLLIVEAMKVMNPITAPTSGTVKKIMVADAQPVEFDQPLVIIG; from the coding sequence ATGCCCAAAAGCAACGGCACTGAAGACAAGATGCGCGTCGATGGCGCGCTGGTGCGTGAACTCGCCGAGCTCCTCGCCGCCAACGAACTGACCGAGATCGAGGTCGAGGATGGCAGCCGCAAGATCCGCGTCAGCCGCGAGGTCAACGTGACCTATGCCGCCGCCGCGCACGCACCTGCCCCGGCGCCGGTGGCCGCGCCTGCAGCCGCCCCGGCGGCGGCTCCTGCTGCCGATGCCGCTCCCGCCGGCGACGACCTGCCCGCCGGCACGCCCGTCCTCGCCCCCATGGTCGGCACCTGCTACATGGCAGCCGAGCCGGGCGCCGCGCCCTTCATTTCCGAAGGCGCCAGCGTCAAGGAAGGCGACACGCTCCTCATCGTCGAGGCGATGAAGGTAATGAACCCGATCACCGCGCCCACCTCGGGCACGGTCAAGAAGATCATGGTCGCCGACGCGCAGCCGGTCGAATTCGACCAGCCGCTCGTCATCATCGGCTAA
- the accC gene encoding acetyl-CoA carboxylase biotin carboxylase subunit: MAKITKLLIANRGEIALRIHRACHELGIKTVAVHSTADADAMHVRLADETVCIGPPSATDSYLNIANIISAAEITHADAIHPGYGFLSENAKFAEIVESHDIAWVGPKPEHIRIMGDKVEAKRTAGKLGLPLVPGSDGALEDLDEAKALAEEIGYPVLIKAASGGGGRGMKVVPEPDQLESLWKQAASEAKAAFGDDTVYMEKYLGNPRHIEFQVFGDGEGKAVHLGERDCSIQRRHQKVIEEAPSPVISAEERARMGKVCADAMADMGYRGAGTIEFLYEDGEFYFIEMNTRLQVEHPVTEMITGIDLVREQIHVAQGDGLSVTQDDVELNGHAIECRINAEDPRTFAPSPGKVKNYVAPGGMHVRVDSGLYAGYSVPPYYDSMIGKLIVYGRNRESCILRLKRALEEFVLDGMKTTVPLHQRIIATDEFATGDYTIKWLEEWLEQQDEA; this comes from the coding sequence ATGGCCAAGATCACCAAGCTCCTCATCGCCAACCGCGGCGAGATCGCGCTGCGCATCCATCGTGCCTGCCACGAGCTGGGCATCAAGACCGTCGCGGTCCACTCGACCGCCGATGCCGATGCCATGCACGTCCGGCTCGCCGACGAGACCGTCTGCATCGGTCCGCCGAGCGCGACCGACAGCTATCTCAACATCGCCAACATCATTTCGGCGGCCGAGATCACCCATGCCGACGCGATCCACCCGGGCTATGGCTTCCTCTCGGAAAATGCCAAATTCGCCGAGATCGTCGAAAGCCATGACATCGCCTGGGTCGGCCCCAAGCCCGAGCATATCCGCATCATGGGCGACAAGGTCGAGGCCAAGCGCACCGCGGGCAAGCTGGGCCTGCCGCTGGTGCCGGGTTCGGACGGCGCGCTCGAAGATCTGGACGAGGCCAAGGCGCTCGCCGAAGAGATCGGCTATCCCGTCCTCATCAAGGCGGCATCGGGCGGCGGTGGTCGCGGCATGAAGGTCGTGCCCGAGCCCGATCAGCTCGAAAGCCTGTGGAAGCAGGCCGCGAGCGAGGCCAAGGCGGCATTCGGCGACGACACCGTCTATATGGAAAAATATCTCGGCAACCCGCGCCACATCGAATTCCAGGTGTTCGGCGATGGCGAGGGCAAGGCCGTCCATCTCGGCGAGCGCGACTGCTCGATCCAGCGTCGCCACCAGAAGGTCATCGAAGAAGCCCCCTCGCCCGTCATCAGCGCCGAAGAACGCGCGCGCATGGGCAAGGTCTGCGCCGACGCCATGGCCGACATGGGCTATCGCGGGGCGGGCACGATCGAATTCCTCTACGAAGATGGCGAATTCTACTTCATCGAGATGAACACCCGCCTCCAGGTCGAGCATCCGGTCACCGAGATGATCACCGGCATCGACCTCGTGCGCGAACAGATCCACGTCGCGCAGGGCGATGGCCTGTCGGTCACGCAGGACGACGTCGAGCTCAACGGCCATGCCATCGAATGCCGCATCAACGCCGAGGACCCGCGCACGTTCGCGCCCAGCCCCGGCAAGGTGAAGAATTATGTCGCGCCCGGCGGCATGCACGTGCGCGTCGATAGCGGGCTCTACGCCGGCTATTCGGTCCCCCCCTATTACGACAGCATGATCGGCAAGCTGATCGTCTATGGCCGCAACCGCGAAAGCTGCATCCTTCGCCTCAAGCGCGCGCTCGAGGAATTCGTCCTCGACGGGATGAAGACGACGGTGCCCCTGCACCAGCGCATCATCGCCACCGACGAATTTGCGACCGGCGATTATACGATCAAATGGCTCGAGGAGTGGCTGGAGCAGCAGGACGAGGCCTGA
- a CDS encoding ACT domain-containing protein → MVGLRPLLDPEQHGFATIDRRDPWPEALVPVALFEEAEGTSVIAPLSMLDSLDLDPVGGWALITLGFDSRLDGVGLTARVSTALASANIPCNVVAAFHHDHLFVPWAKRADVMAILDNLEAP, encoded by the coding sequence ATGGTCGGCCTTCGCCCCCTCCTCGATCCCGAGCAGCACGGCTTTGCGACGATCGATCGCCGCGACCCCTGGCCGGAAGCACTGGTACCGGTGGCGCTGTTCGAGGAAGCCGAAGGCACCAGCGTCATCGCCCCGCTTTCCATGCTCGACAGCCTCGACCTCGATCCGGTCGGCGGCTGGGCGCTGATTACGCTGGGCTTCGACAGCCGATTGGACGGCGTCGGCCTCACCGCGCGCGTCTCCACCGCGCTGGCCAGCGCCAACATTCCCTGCAACGTCGTCGCCGCCTTCCACCATGATCACTTGTTCGTGCCATGGGCCAAGCGCGCCGACGTGATGGCCATTCTCGATAATCTGGAGGCCCCATGA
- a CDS encoding arsenate reductase family protein → MSKTAWMTFNPRCGTARKTLAILEEEGFEVTQRRYLDEPLSRAEIEHLLAKGKLRARDLLRAKEPLAQDLGLTMDTASEDEIVDAMVEHPILLNRPIVETENGVLLARPQDEVRKII, encoded by the coding sequence ATGAGCAAGACCGCCTGGATGACGTTCAACCCGCGCTGCGGCACCGCGCGCAAGACCCTCGCCATTCTCGAGGAAGAGGGCTTTGAAGTCACCCAGCGCCGCTATCTCGACGAACCGCTCAGCCGCGCCGAGATCGAGCATTTGCTCGCCAAGGGCAAGCTGCGCGCCCGCGACCTGCTGCGTGCCAAGGAGCCGCTCGCGCAGGACCTCGGCCTCACCATGGACACCGCGAGCGAGGACGAGATCGTCGACGCGATGGTCGAGCATCCGATCCTCCTCAACCGCCCGATCGTCGAGACGGAGAACGGCGTCCTCCTCGCCCGCCCGCAGGACGAAGTGCGCAAGATCATCTAA
- the aat gene encoding leucyl/phenylalanyl-tRNA--protein transferase, whose amino-acid sequence MLLRGYAAGIFPMADSADAPDIFWVEPRQRAILPLDGFHLSKSLARRLRSDRFAVTADTAFEAVLAGCANRDETWINPMIARAVIGLHAAGHAHSIETWHEGRLVGGLYGIELGGAFFGESMFSTATDASKVALAWLVARLKVGGYSLLDCQFMTDHLKSLGAVTVPRARYLQLLSDALSAGSGASGSASSDEGGDGVRFGALDAMVPDDAPEGASGPSGKLIAQLLGQTS is encoded by the coding sequence ATGCTGCTGCGCGGCTATGCGGCCGGCATTTTCCCGATGGCCGACAGCGCCGATGCGCCTGACATCTTTTGGGTCGAGCCGCGACAGCGCGCGATCCTGCCGCTGGACGGCTTTCATTTGTCGAAAAGCCTTGCGCGCCGCCTCCGTTCGGACAGGTTCGCCGTGACCGCCGATACCGCATTCGAGGCCGTGCTGGCGGGCTGTGCCAATCGCGACGAGACGTGGATCAACCCGATGATCGCGCGTGCCGTCATCGGTCTCCACGCCGCAGGGCATGCCCATTCGATCGAGACGTGGCACGAGGGCAGGCTCGTCGGCGGGCTTTATGGGATCGAACTGGGCGGTGCCTTCTTCGGCGAGAGCATGTTCTCGACCGCGACCGATGCCTCGAAGGTCGCGCTGGCGTGGCTCGTGGCGCGGCTCAAGGTCGGCGGCTACAGCCTGCTCGACTGCCAGTTCATGACCGACCATCTCAAAAGCCTGGGCGCGGTCACCGTGCCGCGCGCGCGTTATCTTCAGTTGCTGTCAGACGCGCTGTCGGCAGGCAGCGGCGCAAGCGGGTCGGCGTCGTCGGACGAAGGCGGCGACGGCGTGCGGTTCGGTGCGCTCGACGCGATGGTCCCCGACGACGCGCCCGAGGGCGCCTCGGGCCCATCGGGGAAGCTCATCGCGCAGCTCTTGGGCCAGACGTCATAG
- a CDS encoding NADH:ubiquinone oxidoreductase subunit NDUFA12 has product MGILGKIFTWWNGASVGTDLFTSRHGDKVGTDALGNVYYRHKKDPKRRWVIYEGSNDASRTPPEWNAWLRGTVDALPEESMPPRRAFQKDPTPNLTGTVQAYRPGGSIAGAGKRAAATGDYEAWSPDQD; this is encoded by the coding sequence ATGGGAATCCTCGGCAAGATCTTCACCTGGTGGAATGGCGCAAGCGTCGGCACCGACCTGTTCACCAGTCGTCATGGCGACAAGGTCGGGACCGATGCTCTCGGCAATGTCTATTATCGCCACAAGAAGGACCCCAAGCGCCGCTGGGTGATCTACGAGGGCTCGAACGACGCGAGCCGCACGCCGCCCGAGTGGAATGCCTGGCTGCGCGGCACGGTCGATGCGCTGCCCGAGGAAAGCATGCCGCCGCGCCGCGCTTTCCAGAAGGACCCGACCCCCAACCTGACCGGCACGGTTCAGGCCTATCGCCCCGGCGGCAGCATCGCGGGAGCGGGCAAGCGCGCCGCCGCGACCGGCGATTACGAGGCCTGGTCGCCTGACCAGGATTAG
- a CDS encoding DUF192 domain-containing protein has product MTTADGRTHDFIVEIADTPEAQRKGLMYRESLAPDRGMVFLYDTPANQSFWMKNTYIPLDIIYVRADGTIARIYENTLPLSQTPLGSLEPVSMVFEIAGGRSAELGIAAGDIVALK; this is encoded by the coding sequence GTGACCACCGCCGACGGGCGGACGCATGATTTCATCGTCGAAATCGCCGATACGCCCGAGGCGCAGCGCAAGGGACTGATGTATCGCGAATCGCTCGCGCCCGATCGCGGCATGGTGTTCCTATACGACACGCCCGCGAACCAGAGCTTCTGGATGAAGAACACCTATATCCCGCTCGACATCATCTATGTGCGGGCCGACGGCACCATCGCGCGCATCTACGAAAATACGCTGCCCTTGTCGCAGACGCCGCTCGGCAGCCTCGAGCCGGTCTCGATGGTGTTCGAGATCGCGGGCGGGCGGAGCGCCGAACTGGGCATCGCGGCGGGCGACATCGTGGCGCTCAAATAG
- a CDS encoding cold-shock protein gives MTELSANESAHEDSSEVSGRVKWFDATRGFGFVVSDAIDGDILVHFSILEAHDRRSLPEGATVELLAVRHERGWQAKEILDIDLSTALPQEPRSSISTAERADREALLKGAGPFEPVEVKWFNRVKGYGFVNRMGTHEPDIFVHMETVREGHLMDLEPGDEVEARIAEGRKGLTAVALREG, from the coding sequence ATGACAGAACTTTCCGCCAACGAATCGGCGCATGAAGACAGTTCCGAAGTTTCGGGCCGCGTCAAATGGTTCGATGCGACGCGCGGCTTCGGCTTCGTCGTGTCGGATGCGATCGACGGCGACATTCTCGTTCATTTTTCCATTCTCGAGGCGCACGACCGCCGCTCCTTGCCTGAGGGCGCGACGGTCGAATTGCTCGCCGTGCGTCACGAGCGCGGGTGGCAGGCCAAGGAAATTCTCGACATCGACCTGTCGACCGCCTTGCCCCAGGAGCCGCGCTCGTCCATTTCTACGGCCGAACGGGCGGACCGCGAAGCCTTGCTCAAAGGCGCGGGACCGTTCGAACCGGTGGAGGTGAAATGGTTCAATCGCGTCAAGGGCTATGGCTTCGTCAATCGCATGGGGACGCACGAGCCCGATATCTTCGTTCACATGGAGACGGTGCGGGAGGGGCATCTCATGGACCTCGAACCGGGGGACGAGGTGGAAGCGCGCATCGCGGAAGGGCGCAAGGGCCTGACCGCGGTCGCCTTGCGCGAGGGCTGA
- a CDS encoding regulatory protein RecX yields MKRPRPPLDSAQMEALALRYVERFATTRAKLATYLRRKLRERGWAGEGAASEAVSALAERFAARGYVNDALYAEMKARDLTARGYGARRVDQALYGAGVGEGDRDGAKAIAAEGAVDAALKFAARRRLGPFARESSDDPRVEQRALAAFQRAGHGFSLARAILALDPGSTPDREALTDHL; encoded by the coding sequence ATGAAACGCCCCCGGCCCCCGCTCGATTCGGCCCAGATGGAGGCGCTCGCGCTGCGTTATGTCGAGCGTTTCGCCACCACCAGGGCCAAGCTGGCGACCTATCTGCGGCGCAAGCTGCGCGAGCGGGGATGGGCGGGCGAGGGCGCCGCGAGCGAGGCAGTCAGCGCGCTTGCCGAGCGCTTCGCAGCGCGCGGCTATGTCAACGATGCGCTCTATGCCGAGATGAAGGCTCGCGACCTCACCGCGCGAGGCTATGGGGCGCGGCGGGTCGACCAAGCGCTCTATGGGGCGGGCGTTGGAGAGGGCGACCGCGACGGCGCCAAGGCGATCGCCGCCGAGGGCGCCGTCGATGCCGCGCTCAAATTTGCTGCGCGGCGACGGCTCGGCCCTTTTGCACGGGAGAGTAGCGACGACCCGCGCGTCGAGCAGCGCGCGCTCGCCGCCTTCCAGCGGGCCGGCCACGGCTTTTCGCTCGCCCGTGCGATCCTCGCGCTCGATCCTGGCAGCACGCCCGACCGCGAGGCGCTGACCGACCATCTGTGA